Proteins encoded by one window of Musa acuminata AAA Group cultivar baxijiao chromosome BXJ2-9, Cavendish_Baxijiao_AAA, whole genome shotgun sequence:
- the LOC135622886 gene encoding WPP domain-associated protein-like isoform X1, with product MQAETENFPVLDEKIGVPVMENMLSSSSFKGSDHVGDDSASYEKFILDMDSYWDELNDRLSLSRMVNDTVIKGMVSAIVEEAAEKIASKEAEIAVLNEKLMSCKSHVAAGQNLEITSSQSLMMEAEIDERRLESCKSCLSSCGDCKCVNNVSRLRIMVENQIQWLKNDLQHLKSLDNVSREGIDPCNILHETKAIKKLLEVDQKVDVLKDILGLVFKEICVMTCSKKVVSSELQWEHELQREINTIVLQDYVRGLQDEYETMLYHQTVFIKNSNKNWQKKATELKAMRDELHAIMEEVNYHENFEEWTVTKRKDHFPAKVLGNHNFPSQPEENETMMMEKSGDSGENMLDFAHLNHMNKEELLFYFKTEMTKMRRRHDSALLEKTEELFRLKREFLKERGSSVLRKDKELEHLREKVPGFILKLDEILVEKETLLELYNHDDELQSFKEKNCSLVYENKRVRNLLMEKTNELKCLSAQISDVANQKALHSSAEANYLNQLKKLTSVIEDVKTETNFRDQLCNIILRGLIDEHRCIMQDIEIKIKLLMKINTTIFRGVICDAITCMNPMISKYSKEKLSLEALLLQKENALRSEIEENCKLKQDVVSLSSSMKEEENLNKSFEATLLEKENALRLEIEKNSKLKQVIASISSSLEEKEKLASESGSTLMQQKQQLDIVHRELNMLRDHKSMQEEQLSSCKLELISLTSKLNKTLQKNHYYELELDKLNEKLKLVSDALKEEETQKTMLLGVLEGKEGEQVKQLRSISESMMELSKGFADLERHLIESSKRNESRLKVLSHQLNPLVQLASQQKKNCFLYKKKIETSWSNLQKAEAEVDLLGDDVEALLGLLGKIYLALDHYSPVLQHYPGVMEILKLVQRELNGEIKAWRDLGEWIRYKVLWFQQDT from the exons ATGCAGGCTGAAACGGAGAATTTTCCCGTCTTGGATGAAAAGATTGGTGTGCCAGTTATGGAGAACATGCTATCAAGTAGTAGTTTCAAAGGAAGTGATCATGTTGGTGATGACTCCGCATCATACGAAAAATTTATTCTAGATATGGATTCCTACTGGGACGAGCTCAATGACCGTTTGAGTTTATCAAGAATGGTGAATGATACAGTCATTAAAGGAATGGTAAGTGCTATCGTCGAGGAGGCTGCCGAGAAAATTGCTTCGAAGGAAGCAGAAATTGCGGTTTTGAATGAGAAGTTGATGTCTTGTAAGTCTCATGTTGCTGCAGGTCAAAATTTAGAGATAACATCAAGTCAATCTTTGATGATGGAGGCAGAAATTGATGAGAGAAGATTGGAGTCATGTAAGAGCTGTTTAAGTTCTTGTGGAGACTGCAAATGTGTCAATAATGTAAGCAGGCTAAGGATTATGGTGGAAAATCAGATTCAGTGGTTGAAGAATGATCTTCAACATCTAAAGAGCTTGGATAATGTGAGTAGAGAAGGCATTGATCCATGCAACATATTGCATGAAACAAAAGCTATTAAGAAATTGCTAGAAGTAGATCAAAAAGTTGATGTTCTGAAAGACATATTAGGTTTAGTATTCAAAGAAATTTGTGTGATGACCTGCTCAAAGAAGGTTGTGTCAAGTGAGCTTCAATGGGAGCATGAGCTTCAAAGAGAAATCAATACTATTGTGCTTCAGGATTATGTTCGAGGCCTTCAGGATGAATATGAAACAATGTTGTATCACCAAACTGTCTTTATTAAGAATTCAAACAAGAATTGGCAGAAAAAGGCTACTGAGCTTAAGGCGATGCGTGATGAACTCCATGCTATCATGGAGGAAGTGAATTATCATGAGAATTTTGAAGAATGGACTGTTACGAAAAGGAAAGACCATTTTCCTGCGAAAGTATTAGGAAATCATAACTTTCCATCTCAACCTGAGGAAAATGAAACAATGATGATGGAAAAATCTGGGGATTCTGGAGAGAACATGTTAGACTTTGCTCATCTGAATCACATGAATAAGGAGGAACTGCTATTTTACTTTAAAACTGAAATgaccaagatgaggagaagacatgACTCAGCATTGCTAGAGAAGACGGAGGAGTTGTTTAGGCTTAAGAGGGAGTTCCTCAAGGAAAGGGGGTCATCAGTTTTAAGGAAAGATAAGGAGCTCGAACATTTAAGGGAAAAGGTACCAGGATTCATTTTGAAGTTGGATGAAATCCTCGTGGAGAAGGAAACATTACTTGAACTGtataatcatgatgatgagttgcagagcTTTAAGGAGAAAAACTGTTCCCTGGTTTATGAAAATAAGCGAGTACGAAATTTGCTTATGGAGAAAACAAATGAGCTTAAGTGTCTCTCAGCACAGATCTCAGATGTAGCAAACCAGAAGGCGTTGCATTCATCTGCAGAGGCAAATTACTTGAATCAATTAAAAAAACTGACAAGTGTTATTGAAGATGTAAAGACAGAAACTAATTTTAGAGATCAACTATGTAATATTATTTTGAGAGGGCTGATTGATGAGCACAGATGCATAATGCAAGATATTGAGATCAAGATCAAATTGCTTATGAAGATTAATACCACTATATTTAGAGGGGTGATTTGCGATGCTATCACTTGTATGAATCCGATGATATCAAAATATTCTAAAGAAAAGTTGTCTCTTGAAGCATTGCTTTTGCAAAAGGAGAATGCATTAAGGTCGGAAATTGAAGAGAACTGCAAGTTGAAGCAGGATGTGGTCTCATTATCATCATCAATGAAAGAAGAGGAAAACTTAAATAAGTCTTTTGAAGCAACACTTTTAGAAAAGGAGAATGCTTTGAGGTTGGAAATTGAGAAAAACAGCAAGTTGAAGCAGGTCATAGCATCAATTTCATCATCACTGGAAGAAAAGGAAAAGTTGGCCTCAGAGTCTGGATCAACATTAATGCAACAAAAGCAGCAGCTCGACATTGTTCACCGGGAACTTAACATGCTCAGAGATCATAAAAGCATGCAAGAAGAACAATTGTCAAGTTGTAAATTGGAATTAATTTCTTTGACGAGTAAATTAAACAAGACCctacagaaaaatcattattatgaACTTGAGTTGGATAAGCTCAATGAGAAACTTAAACTTGTGTCAGATgcattaaaagaagaagaaacacagAAGACCATGCTTCTTGGTGTTCTTGAGGGAAAGGAAGGAGAACAAGTAAAACAGTTGAGATCTATCAGCGAGTCCATGATGGAATTATCTAAAGGCTTTGCAGATTTAGAAAGACATTTGATAGAGAGTTCTAAAAGAAATGAATCTAG GTTGAAGGTACTGAGTCATCAATTGAATCCACTGGTGCAGCTGGCTAGCCAACAGAAGAAGAATTGTTTcttgtacaaaaaaaaaattgaaactaGTTGGTCTAACCTCCAGAAGGCTGAAGCCGAG GTCGATCTTCTGGGAGATGATGTTGAGGCACTTCTAGGGCTTCTTGGAAAGATATACTTAGCACTTGATCATTACTCTCCAGTATTGCAGCACTATCCAGGA GTAATGGAGATTCTAAAACTGGTTCAGAGAGAATTAAATGGAGAAATCAA AGCATGGAGGGACTTGGGAGAGTGGATCAGATATAAAGTTTTATG GTTTCAACAGGACACTTGA
- the LOC103997532 gene encoding uncharacterized protein LOC103997532 isoform X2, whose protein sequence is MIGLYGILIMWIYGYFWITAMLFIAGGYMFSLNHARFLILMATAYAVYCINTRDGLHGVFLLLNLSFISNDILNKLLQVYDDTSEGIHVGEQKEWEQFKEDFSVDSECSPPTEDAEEVVSSLSSCTTPKASYLTGIHKDASSSKVVIAESTSLVEMKRIMNSSNHYEILGFLRNKIVDPQILKKEYHKKVLLVHPDKNMGSPLACESFKRLQGAYEILSDLTKKKNYDEQLRKEECGRVSQRSSVASQKGGVEYCSEESRRIECTKCGNSHIWICTNRSKGRARWCQNCSQYHQAKDGDGWVESGCSPVIIRHRKVDIPRAFVCAESKIFDVSEWAICQGMACRPNTHGPSFHVNMIGLERTGLRSNPSRYPWGLDAEMIVEDDEFELWLKQALASGIFSESPKRRKSWPFKFNQKGMKPWRKSP, encoded by the exons atgattggacTTTATGGTATTCTGATTATGTGGATATATGGCTACTTTTGGATAACAGCAATGCTATTTATAGCAGGAG GTTATATGTTCTCTCTTAACCATGCACGGTTCTTGATCTTAATGGCAACTGCATATGCTGTTTATTGTATCAATACACGTGATGGGTTGCATGGAGTTTTTCTGTTGTTAAATCTATCATtcatttccaatgatatattgaaTAAGTTACTTCAAGTATACGATGATACTAGTGAAGGCATACATGTTGGAGAGCAAAAGGAATGGGAACAGTTTAAGGAAGACTTTTCTGTTGACAGTGAATGTTCTCCTCCGACTGAAGATGCTGAAGAAGTAGTATCTTCTCTATCATCTTGTACAACACCCAAGGCATCATATCTTACAGGTATTCATAAGGATGCTTCCTCTAGCAAGGTTGTCATAGCAGAATCTACTTCATTGGTTGAGATGAAAAGGATAATGAACAGCTCAAACCATTATGAAATCCTGGGCTTCCTTAGGAATAAGATTGTTGACCCTCAGATATTGAAGAAGGAATACCATAAAAAG GTGTTACTTGTTCATCCTGACAAAAATATGGGAAGTCCATTAGCGTGTGAATCATTTAAAAGGCTTCAGGGCGCCTATGAG AttctttcagatttgacaaagaaGAAAAACTATGATGAACAATTGAGAAAAGAAGAATGTGGGAGAGTTTCTCAGAGATCTTCTGTTGCCTCTCAGAAG GGAGGAGTGGAGTACTGTTCTGAAGAATCTAGACGTATTGAGTGCACGAAGTGTGGAAATTCTCATATATGGATATGTACTAACAGAAGTAAAGGCAGGGCAAGGTGGTGTCAG AATTGCTCACAGTATCATCAAGCCAAAGATGGAGATGGGTGGGTAGAAAGCGGGTGCTCGCCAGTTATAATCAGACATCGGaag GTGGATATACCACGAGCTTTTGTATGCGCAGAGAGCAAGATATTTGATGTGTCTGAATGGGCAATTTGTCAG GGAATGGCATGCAGGCCTAACACCCACGGGCCAAGCTTCCATGTGAACATGATTGGCTTGGAGAGGACTGGGCTGCGATCTAATCCCTCCAGATATCCTTGGGGACTGGATGCTGAGATGATTGTTGAGGATGATGAGTTTGAGTTATGGCTAAAGCAGGCTTTGGCATCTGGCATTTTCTCTGAGAGTCCAAAGCGCAGAAAAAGCTGGCCATTCAAATTTAACCAGAAAGGTATGAAACCATGGCGAAAATCACCATAA
- the LOC135622886 gene encoding WPP domain-associated protein-like isoform X3: MMEAEIDERRLESCKSCLSSCGDCKCVNNVSRLRIMVENQIQWLKNDLQHLKSLDNVSREGIDPCNILHETKAIKKLLEVDQKVDVLKDILGLVFKEICVMTCSKKVVSSELQWEHELQREINTIVLQDYVRGLQDEYETMLYHQTVFIKNSNKNWQKKATELKAMRDELHAIMEEVNYHENFEEWTVTKRKDHFPAKVLGNHNFPSQPEENETMMMEKSGDSGENMLDFAHLNHMNKEELLFYFKTEMTKMRRRHDSALLEKTEELFRLKREFLKERGSSVLRKDKELEHLREKVPGFILKLDEILVEKETLLELYNHDDELQSFKEKNCSLVYENKRVRNLLMEKTNELKCLSAQISDVANQKALHSSAEANYLNQLKKLTSVIEDVKTETNFRDQLCNIILRGLIDEHRCIMQDIEIKIKLLMKINTTIFRGVICDAITCMNPMISKYSKEKLSLEALLLQKENALRSEIEENCKLKQDVVSLSSSMKEEENLNKSFEATLLEKENALRLEIEKNSKLKQVIASISSSLEEKEKLASESGSTLMQQKQQLDIVHRELNMLRDHKSMQEEQLSSCKLELISLTSKLNKTLQKNHYYELELDKLNEKLKLVSDALKEEETQKTMLLGVLEGKEGEQVKQLRSISESMMELSKGFADLERHLIESSKRNESRLKVLSHQLNPLVQLASQQKKNCFLYKKKIETSWSNLQKAEAEVDLLGDDVEALLGLLGKIYLALDHYSPVLQHYPGVMEILKLVQRELNGEIKAWRDLGEWIRYKVLWFQQDT; encoded by the exons ATGATGGAGGCAGAAATTGATGAGAGAAGATTGGAGTCATGTAAGAGCTGTTTAAGTTCTTGTGGAGACTGCAAATGTGTCAATAATGTAAGCAGGCTAAGGATTATGGTGGAAAATCAGATTCAGTGGTTGAAGAATGATCTTCAACATCTAAAGAGCTTGGATAATGTGAGTAGAGAAGGCATTGATCCATGCAACATATTGCATGAAACAAAAGCTATTAAGAAATTGCTAGAAGTAGATCAAAAAGTTGATGTTCTGAAAGACATATTAGGTTTAGTATTCAAAGAAATTTGTGTGATGACCTGCTCAAAGAAGGTTGTGTCAAGTGAGCTTCAATGGGAGCATGAGCTTCAAAGAGAAATCAATACTATTGTGCTTCAGGATTATGTTCGAGGCCTTCAGGATGAATATGAAACAATGTTGTATCACCAAACTGTCTTTATTAAGAATTCAAACAAGAATTGGCAGAAAAAGGCTACTGAGCTTAAGGCGATGCGTGATGAACTCCATGCTATCATGGAGGAAGTGAATTATCATGAGAATTTTGAAGAATGGACTGTTACGAAAAGGAAAGACCATTTTCCTGCGAAAGTATTAGGAAATCATAACTTTCCATCTCAACCTGAGGAAAATGAAACAATGATGATGGAAAAATCTGGGGATTCTGGAGAGAACATGTTAGACTTTGCTCATCTGAATCACATGAATAAGGAGGAACTGCTATTTTACTTTAAAACTGAAATgaccaagatgaggagaagacatgACTCAGCATTGCTAGAGAAGACGGAGGAGTTGTTTAGGCTTAAGAGGGAGTTCCTCAAGGAAAGGGGGTCATCAGTTTTAAGGAAAGATAAGGAGCTCGAACATTTAAGGGAAAAGGTACCAGGATTCATTTTGAAGTTGGATGAAATCCTCGTGGAGAAGGAAACATTACTTGAACTGtataatcatgatgatgagttgcagagcTTTAAGGAGAAAAACTGTTCCCTGGTTTATGAAAATAAGCGAGTACGAAATTTGCTTATGGAGAAAACAAATGAGCTTAAGTGTCTCTCAGCACAGATCTCAGATGTAGCAAACCAGAAGGCGTTGCATTCATCTGCAGAGGCAAATTACTTGAATCAATTAAAAAAACTGACAAGTGTTATTGAAGATGTAAAGACAGAAACTAATTTTAGAGATCAACTATGTAATATTATTTTGAGAGGGCTGATTGATGAGCACAGATGCATAATGCAAGATATTGAGATCAAGATCAAATTGCTTATGAAGATTAATACCACTATATTTAGAGGGGTGATTTGCGATGCTATCACTTGTATGAATCCGATGATATCAAAATATTCTAAAGAAAAGTTGTCTCTTGAAGCATTGCTTTTGCAAAAGGAGAATGCATTAAGGTCGGAAATTGAAGAGAACTGCAAGTTGAAGCAGGATGTGGTCTCATTATCATCATCAATGAAAGAAGAGGAAAACTTAAATAAGTCTTTTGAAGCAACACTTTTAGAAAAGGAGAATGCTTTGAGGTTGGAAATTGAGAAAAACAGCAAGTTGAAGCAGGTCATAGCATCAATTTCATCATCACTGGAAGAAAAGGAAAAGTTGGCCTCAGAGTCTGGATCAACATTAATGCAACAAAAGCAGCAGCTCGACATTGTTCACCGGGAACTTAACATGCTCAGAGATCATAAAAGCATGCAAGAAGAACAATTGTCAAGTTGTAAATTGGAATTAATTTCTTTGACGAGTAAATTAAACAAGACCctacagaaaaatcattattatgaACTTGAGTTGGATAAGCTCAATGAGAAACTTAAACTTGTGTCAGATgcattaaaagaagaagaaacacagAAGACCATGCTTCTTGGTGTTCTTGAGGGAAAGGAAGGAGAACAAGTAAAACAGTTGAGATCTATCAGCGAGTCCATGATGGAATTATCTAAAGGCTTTGCAGATTTAGAAAGACATTTGATAGAGAGTTCTAAAAGAAATGAATCTAG GTTGAAGGTACTGAGTCATCAATTGAATCCACTGGTGCAGCTGGCTAGCCAACAGAAGAAGAATTGTTTcttgtacaaaaaaaaaattgaaactaGTTGGTCTAACCTCCAGAAGGCTGAAGCCGAG GTCGATCTTCTGGGAGATGATGTTGAGGCACTTCTAGGGCTTCTTGGAAAGATATACTTAGCACTTGATCATTACTCTCCAGTATTGCAGCACTATCCAGGA GTAATGGAGATTCTAAAACTGGTTCAGAGAGAATTAAATGGAGAAATCAA AGCATGGAGGGACTTGGGAGAGTGGATCAGATATAAAGTTTTATG GTTTCAACAGGACACTTGA
- the LOC135622886 gene encoding WPP domain-associated protein-like isoform X2: MENMLSSSSFKGSDHVGDDSASYEKFILDMDSYWDELNDRLSLSRMVNDTVIKGMVSAIVEEAAEKIASKEAEIAVLNEKLMSCKSHVAAGQNLEITSSQSLMMEAEIDERRLESCKSCLSSCGDCKCVNNVSRLRIMVENQIQWLKNDLQHLKSLDNVSREGIDPCNILHETKAIKKLLEVDQKVDVLKDILGLVFKEICVMTCSKKVVSSELQWEHELQREINTIVLQDYVRGLQDEYETMLYHQTVFIKNSNKNWQKKATELKAMRDELHAIMEEVNYHENFEEWTVTKRKDHFPAKVLGNHNFPSQPEENETMMMEKSGDSGENMLDFAHLNHMNKEELLFYFKTEMTKMRRRHDSALLEKTEELFRLKREFLKERGSSVLRKDKELEHLREKVPGFILKLDEILVEKETLLELYNHDDELQSFKEKNCSLVYENKRVRNLLMEKTNELKCLSAQISDVANQKALHSSAEANYLNQLKKLTSVIEDVKTETNFRDQLCNIILRGLIDEHRCIMQDIEIKIKLLMKINTTIFRGVICDAITCMNPMISKYSKEKLSLEALLLQKENALRSEIEENCKLKQDVVSLSSSMKEEENLNKSFEATLLEKENALRLEIEKNSKLKQVIASISSSLEEKEKLASESGSTLMQQKQQLDIVHRELNMLRDHKSMQEEQLSSCKLELISLTSKLNKTLQKNHYYELELDKLNEKLKLVSDALKEEETQKTMLLGVLEGKEGEQVKQLRSISESMMELSKGFADLERHLIESSKRNESRLKVLSHQLNPLVQLASQQKKNCFLYKKKIETSWSNLQKAEAEVDLLGDDVEALLGLLGKIYLALDHYSPVLQHYPGVMEILKLVQRELNGEIKAWRDLGEWIRYKVLWFQQDT, translated from the exons ATGGAGAACATGCTATCAAGTAGTAGTTTCAAAGGAAGTGATCATGTTGGTGATGACTCCGCATCATACGAAAAATTTATTCTAGATATGGATTCCTACTGGGACGAGCTCAATGACCGTTTGAGTTTATCAAGAATGGTGAATGATACAGTCATTAAAGGAATGGTAAGTGCTATCGTCGAGGAGGCTGCCGAGAAAATTGCTTCGAAGGAAGCAGAAATTGCGGTTTTGAATGAGAAGTTGATGTCTTGTAAGTCTCATGTTGCTGCAGGTCAAAATTTAGAGATAACATCAAGTCAATCTTTGATGATGGAGGCAGAAATTGATGAGAGAAGATTGGAGTCATGTAAGAGCTGTTTAAGTTCTTGTGGAGACTGCAAATGTGTCAATAATGTAAGCAGGCTAAGGATTATGGTGGAAAATCAGATTCAGTGGTTGAAGAATGATCTTCAACATCTAAAGAGCTTGGATAATGTGAGTAGAGAAGGCATTGATCCATGCAACATATTGCATGAAACAAAAGCTATTAAGAAATTGCTAGAAGTAGATCAAAAAGTTGATGTTCTGAAAGACATATTAGGTTTAGTATTCAAAGAAATTTGTGTGATGACCTGCTCAAAGAAGGTTGTGTCAAGTGAGCTTCAATGGGAGCATGAGCTTCAAAGAGAAATCAATACTATTGTGCTTCAGGATTATGTTCGAGGCCTTCAGGATGAATATGAAACAATGTTGTATCACCAAACTGTCTTTATTAAGAATTCAAACAAGAATTGGCAGAAAAAGGCTACTGAGCTTAAGGCGATGCGTGATGAACTCCATGCTATCATGGAGGAAGTGAATTATCATGAGAATTTTGAAGAATGGACTGTTACGAAAAGGAAAGACCATTTTCCTGCGAAAGTATTAGGAAATCATAACTTTCCATCTCAACCTGAGGAAAATGAAACAATGATGATGGAAAAATCTGGGGATTCTGGAGAGAACATGTTAGACTTTGCTCATCTGAATCACATGAATAAGGAGGAACTGCTATTTTACTTTAAAACTGAAATgaccaagatgaggagaagacatgACTCAGCATTGCTAGAGAAGACGGAGGAGTTGTTTAGGCTTAAGAGGGAGTTCCTCAAGGAAAGGGGGTCATCAGTTTTAAGGAAAGATAAGGAGCTCGAACATTTAAGGGAAAAGGTACCAGGATTCATTTTGAAGTTGGATGAAATCCTCGTGGAGAAGGAAACATTACTTGAACTGtataatcatgatgatgagttgcagagcTTTAAGGAGAAAAACTGTTCCCTGGTTTATGAAAATAAGCGAGTACGAAATTTGCTTATGGAGAAAACAAATGAGCTTAAGTGTCTCTCAGCACAGATCTCAGATGTAGCAAACCAGAAGGCGTTGCATTCATCTGCAGAGGCAAATTACTTGAATCAATTAAAAAAACTGACAAGTGTTATTGAAGATGTAAAGACAGAAACTAATTTTAGAGATCAACTATGTAATATTATTTTGAGAGGGCTGATTGATGAGCACAGATGCATAATGCAAGATATTGAGATCAAGATCAAATTGCTTATGAAGATTAATACCACTATATTTAGAGGGGTGATTTGCGATGCTATCACTTGTATGAATCCGATGATATCAAAATATTCTAAAGAAAAGTTGTCTCTTGAAGCATTGCTTTTGCAAAAGGAGAATGCATTAAGGTCGGAAATTGAAGAGAACTGCAAGTTGAAGCAGGATGTGGTCTCATTATCATCATCAATGAAAGAAGAGGAAAACTTAAATAAGTCTTTTGAAGCAACACTTTTAGAAAAGGAGAATGCTTTGAGGTTGGAAATTGAGAAAAACAGCAAGTTGAAGCAGGTCATAGCATCAATTTCATCATCACTGGAAGAAAAGGAAAAGTTGGCCTCAGAGTCTGGATCAACATTAATGCAACAAAAGCAGCAGCTCGACATTGTTCACCGGGAACTTAACATGCTCAGAGATCATAAAAGCATGCAAGAAGAACAATTGTCAAGTTGTAAATTGGAATTAATTTCTTTGACGAGTAAATTAAACAAGACCctacagaaaaatcattattatgaACTTGAGTTGGATAAGCTCAATGAGAAACTTAAACTTGTGTCAGATgcattaaaagaagaagaaacacagAAGACCATGCTTCTTGGTGTTCTTGAGGGAAAGGAAGGAGAACAAGTAAAACAGTTGAGATCTATCAGCGAGTCCATGATGGAATTATCTAAAGGCTTTGCAGATTTAGAAAGACATTTGATAGAGAGTTCTAAAAGAAATGAATCTAG GTTGAAGGTACTGAGTCATCAATTGAATCCACTGGTGCAGCTGGCTAGCCAACAGAAGAAGAATTGTTTcttgtacaaaaaaaaaattgaaactaGTTGGTCTAACCTCCAGAAGGCTGAAGCCGAG GTCGATCTTCTGGGAGATGATGTTGAGGCACTTCTAGGGCTTCTTGGAAAGATATACTTAGCACTTGATCATTACTCTCCAGTATTGCAGCACTATCCAGGA GTAATGGAGATTCTAAAACTGGTTCAGAGAGAATTAAATGGAGAAATCAA AGCATGGAGGGACTTGGGAGAGTGGATCAGATATAAAGTTTTATG GTTTCAACAGGACACTTGA
- the LOC103997532 gene encoding uncharacterized protein LOC103997532 isoform X1 gives MALMGGLGLFKQGWKWIQSQKRAFVSVRVAVICVGEKLVLVIDRHWPLVYSWCMVAGMLLFRFMLQWKDCVVGGLRSMFTLGSAALFVILWSCFLGLTSTTSLVCVLLSLGAAATAVHYLGFTPGLLMIGLYGILIMWIYGYFWITAMLFIAGGYMFSLNHARFLILMATAYAVYCINTRDGLHGVFLLLNLSFISNDILNKLLQVYDDTSEGIHVGEQKEWEQFKEDFSVDSECSPPTEDAEEVVSSLSSCTTPKASYLTGIHKDASSSKVVIAESTSLVEMKRIMNSSNHYEILGFLRNKIVDPQILKKEYHKKVLLVHPDKNMGSPLACESFKRLQGAYEILSDLTKKKNYDEQLRKEECGRVSQRSSVASQKGGVEYCSEESRRIECTKCGNSHIWICTNRSKGRARWCQNCSQYHQAKDGDGWVESGCSPVIIRHRKVDIPRAFVCAESKIFDVSEWAICQGMACRPNTHGPSFHVNMIGLERTGLRSNPSRYPWGLDAEMIVEDDEFELWLKQALASGIFSESPKRRKSWPFKFNQKGMKPWRKSP, from the exons ATGGCTTTAATGGGCGGCTTAGGCTTGTTCAAGCAAGGGTGGAAATGGATACAATCCCAGAAGCGGGCTTTTGTGAGTGTCCGAGTTGCTGTGATCTGCGTTGGAGAGAAACTGGTCCTTGTTATCGACCGCCACTGGCCATTGGTTTACAGCTGGTGCATGGTTGCTGGAAtgcttctttttaggtttatgtTGCAATGGAAAGATTGCGTTGTGGGAGGTTTGCGGTCCATGTTTACCTTAGGTTCAGCAGCTCTATTCGTCATCTTGTGGAGTTGCTTTCTTGGATTGACTTCAACAACCTCTCTTGTCTGCGTGCTTCTAAGTCTG GGAGCTGCTGCCACAGCCGTTCACTATTTGGGCTTCACAcctggacttcttatgattggacTTTATGGTATTCTGATTATGTGGATATATGGCTACTTTTGGATAACAGCAATGCTATTTATAGCAGGAG GTTATATGTTCTCTCTTAACCATGCACGGTTCTTGATCTTAATGGCAACTGCATATGCTGTTTATTGTATCAATACACGTGATGGGTTGCATGGAGTTTTTCTGTTGTTAAATCTATCATtcatttccaatgatatattgaaTAAGTTACTTCAAGTATACGATGATACTAGTGAAGGCATACATGTTGGAGAGCAAAAGGAATGGGAACAGTTTAAGGAAGACTTTTCTGTTGACAGTGAATGTTCTCCTCCGACTGAAGATGCTGAAGAAGTAGTATCTTCTCTATCATCTTGTACAACACCCAAGGCATCATATCTTACAGGTATTCATAAGGATGCTTCCTCTAGCAAGGTTGTCATAGCAGAATCTACTTCATTGGTTGAGATGAAAAGGATAATGAACAGCTCAAACCATTATGAAATCCTGGGCTTCCTTAGGAATAAGATTGTTGACCCTCAGATATTGAAGAAGGAATACCATAAAAAG GTGTTACTTGTTCATCCTGACAAAAATATGGGAAGTCCATTAGCGTGTGAATCATTTAAAAGGCTTCAGGGCGCCTATGAG AttctttcagatttgacaaagaaGAAAAACTATGATGAACAATTGAGAAAAGAAGAATGTGGGAGAGTTTCTCAGAGATCTTCTGTTGCCTCTCAGAAG GGAGGAGTGGAGTACTGTTCTGAAGAATCTAGACGTATTGAGTGCACGAAGTGTGGAAATTCTCATATATGGATATGTACTAACAGAAGTAAAGGCAGGGCAAGGTGGTGTCAG AATTGCTCACAGTATCATCAAGCCAAAGATGGAGATGGGTGGGTAGAAAGCGGGTGCTCGCCAGTTATAATCAGACATCGGaag GTGGATATACCACGAGCTTTTGTATGCGCAGAGAGCAAGATATTTGATGTGTCTGAATGGGCAATTTGTCAG GGAATGGCATGCAGGCCTAACACCCACGGGCCAAGCTTCCATGTGAACATGATTGGCTTGGAGAGGACTGGGCTGCGATCTAATCCCTCCAGATATCCTTGGGGACTGGATGCTGAGATGATTGTTGAGGATGATGAGTTTGAGTTATGGCTAAAGCAGGCTTTGGCATCTGGCATTTTCTCTGAGAGTCCAAAGCGCAGAAAAAGCTGGCCATTCAAATTTAACCAGAAAGGTATGAAACCATGGCGAAAATCACCATAA